Proteins from one Xenopus tropicalis strain Nigerian chromosome 1, UCB_Xtro_10.0, whole genome shotgun sequence genomic window:
- the crygdl.34 gene encoding gamma-crystallin-1-like, which produces MGKIFFYEDRNFQGRHYECGSDCSDMSSYFNRCNSIRVEGGNWILYEHPSYRGHQYYLWQGEYPDFQRWMGFNDSIRSCRFIPCHHGQYKMSIYERGDYQGQMMEFFDDCPNTYDRFRFHDIHSCNVFDGHWMFYEEPNYRGRQYYLRPGQYRRYNDWGASSARIGSFRRVYHRF; this is translated from the exons ATGGGAAAG ATCTTCTTTTATGAAGACAGGAACTTCCAAGGCCGCCACTATGAGTGcggctcagactgttctgacatgtcctcatacttcaatcgctgcaactccatcagggtagagggtggtaactggatcctctatgagcaccccagttataggggacaccagtattacctctggcaaggagaatacccagactttcagagatggatgggcttcaatgaTTCCATCAGGTCCTGTCGCTTTATCCCCTGT caccatggccaatacaaaatgagcatctatgaaagaggagactaccaagggcagatgatggagttctttgatgactgccccaatacttatgatcgattccgtttccatgacattcactcctgcaatgtgtttgatggccactggatgttctatgaggaacccaactacaggggacgtcagtactacctgagacctggaCAATACAGAAGATACAATGACTGGGGAGCCTCAAGCGCCAGAATTGGTTCATTCAGAAGAGTGTATCACagattttaa